A segment of the Streptomyces sp. ITFR-21 genome:
CACCCTTTCCGGCGATCCGGCGGCGCGTGCCCCGGCCCGCGGGGCGGCGGGCGGGCCAGGCTGGGCGGATGACGACGGCAGGGCGGCCGGAACCGGCGGACGTGGGGCGGGTGCTCTCGCTGATGCGGGGGCTGGACTCGGCGCTCCCCCGCACCGACGGGGTGGCTGTCTTCAACCGGGTGTACCTGTCGGTCACCGAGGAGATGCGGCGGCGGCTGGCGGCGGGGGTGTTCGCCGACCCGTACGCGGCCGGTGAGCTGGCCGCGCGGTTCGCCGGCCGCTACCTGGCGGCGGTCGAGGACGACCGCGCGGGCCGCCGCCCGCCCGACTGCTGGCGCCCGCTGCTGCGGCTGCGCGGCCACCGCGGCATCCGTCCGGTCCAGTTCGCGCTGGCCGGGATCAACGCGCACGTCGGGCACGACCTGCCGC
Coding sequences within it:
- a CDS encoding DUF5995 family protein encodes the protein MTTAGRPEPADVGRVLSLMRGLDSALPRTDGVAVFNRVYLSVTEEMRRRLAAGVFADPYAAGELAARFAGRYLAAVEDDRAGRRPPDCWRPLLRLRGHRGIRPVQFALAGINAHVGHDLPLAVVDTCRATGRAPQALEGDFDRVGEVLTAIERRVREELMPGPDLLEAADPLTHVVGVWSLERAREAAWAAARLLWALRGGHDAYEECVTRLDAGVGLVGRFLLTPLRG